Proteins encoded in a region of the Novipirellula artificiosorum genome:
- a CDS encoding TetR/AcrR family transcriptional regulator, producing MTRSPVVKPGKSAKKATHVKDSEAVTATGGTNSVNAILMAAVEEFSERGFEGARMEAVAQRAGYNKSLVYRHFTDKLGLFEAVLRHKIEQRTDMAHRMPDELAAALEYWFEQTFADPYYLRLLIREALNDTGGEIVEETSRREYYQELTMAIAKLQETQQVSQQYDPAMLNLAMTALALFPTVFPQLTRLITHRAPDSRAFKREWKNILRQLAENLTVPEA from the coding sequence ATGACACGCAGTCCCGTGGTGAAGCCCGGCAAGTCCGCAAAAAAAGCGACACACGTCAAAGACTCCGAAGCCGTTACCGCCACCGGTGGAACGAATTCGGTCAACGCAATCCTGATGGCCGCTGTCGAAGAGTTCTCCGAGCGTGGATTCGAGGGAGCGAGGATGGAAGCCGTCGCCCAACGCGCTGGGTACAACAAATCGCTCGTCTATCGCCACTTCACAGACAAACTAGGACTGTTCGAGGCTGTGCTTCGTCACAAAATCGAACAACGCACGGATATGGCACATCGCATGCCGGACGAATTGGCGGCCGCGCTCGAGTACTGGTTCGAGCAGACATTTGCAGATCCATATTACCTGCGACTACTCATCCGTGAAGCGCTCAACGATACCGGAGGCGAGATCGTCGAGGAGACCTCGCGGCGCGAATACTACCAGGAACTGACGATGGCGATCGCAAAGCTCCAGGAGACACAACAAGTTTCGCAGCAATACGACCCGGCGATGTTGAACCTAGCCATGACCGCTCTGGCTTTGTTTCCCACCGTGTTCCCACAGTTGACGCGTTTGATTACTCACCGCGCACCCGATTCGCGCGCGTTCAAACGTGAGTGGAAGAATATCCTTCGCCAACTCGCCGAAAATTTGACGGTGCCCGAGGCATGA
- a CDS encoding neutral/alkaline non-lysosomal ceramidase N-terminal domain-containing protein — MVRLIRRMFLLVLTLATAPQLNAQQTAWKVGLAQTEITPEQPMLMDGYAGRREPFENVESPIHAKALALADGSGTRALLVTADILGFTNEVSERIARRLETSSGLPREAILFNASHNHAGPMVMSYPGVNVPESERENVERYVRWLEDRIVGISERALTEMSEARISWGMGVAPFVFNRREFTANGVILGLNPRGPADRGVPVMRIEDPSGKLRAVVFGAACHCVCLTQKNRSILGDYAGYAQDFVQRQHAGVQAMFVTGCGGDASPSPRGTLESAQLHGATLASEVCRVLESPLAPVNGSLRTIFQRVDLPLQVLTENQIETMGEGAPGYRRFFTDLALEMLRRGEPLPKTYNAPLALWQLGTDLTIVGYSGETLVDYVAIAEMTLGPQKLWVAGYCIDVFGYLPTARVLNEGGYETRGLYTGVGLFDPTVEHVVQTAVREMGVAAGRIENTEATK; from the coding sequence ATGGTCAGACTGATTCGACGCATGTTCCTTCTGGTGCTCACACTAGCGACCGCGCCCCAGTTGAACGCGCAGCAAACGGCATGGAAGGTGGGCTTGGCTCAGACCGAGATCACTCCCGAGCAGCCCATGCTGATGGATGGCTATGCCGGCCGGCGCGAGCCTTTCGAGAATGTGGAAAGTCCTATCCACGCTAAGGCGCTTGCCCTGGCAGATGGCTCCGGCACTCGTGCTCTGCTCGTGACTGCTGATATTCTCGGGTTTACCAACGAAGTTTCGGAGCGCATAGCGCGGCGGCTGGAGACGTCGAGCGGCCTGCCCCGTGAAGCCATCCTCTTCAATGCCTCCCATAATCACGCCGGTCCTATGGTGATGTCATATCCGGGAGTAAACGTGCCGGAGAGCGAGCGCGAGAACGTTGAGCGCTACGTTCGCTGGCTGGAAGACAGGATCGTGGGCATCTCGGAGAGAGCCCTCACTGAGATGTCGGAGGCGAGAATCTCCTGGGGAATGGGCGTTGCGCCCTTTGTGTTCAACCGCCGCGAGTTCACAGCCAATGGAGTGATCCTCGGACTCAACCCGCGAGGTCCGGCAGACCGCGGCGTGCCCGTCATGCGAATCGAAGATCCCTCCGGCAAACTGCGGGCGGTGGTCTTTGGAGCAGCGTGCCACTGCGTGTGTCTCACTCAAAAGAACCGCAGCATTCTGGGTGACTACGCGGGCTATGCCCAGGATTTTGTGCAGCGACAGCATGCCGGAGTTCAGGCGATGTTCGTGACCGGCTGCGGCGGGGACGCTAGTCCGTCCCCCCGCGGAACGCTCGAGTCCGCCCAACTGCATGGGGCTACTTTGGCATCCGAAGTCTGCCGAGTGCTGGAGTCGCCACTAGCGCCTGTGAACGGATCGCTGAGAACCATCTTCCAGCGCGTCGATCTCCCGCTGCAAGTACTCACCGAAAATCAGATTGAAACGATGGGTGAGGGTGCCCCCGGTTACCGGCGTTTCTTCACGGATCTTGCTCTCGAAATGTTGCGGCGAGGAGAACCGCTGCCGAAAACCTATAACGCTCCGCTAGCCCTTTGGCAGCTCGGAACTGACCTGACCATCGTCGGATACAGCGGAGAAACACTTGTTGACTACGTTGCTATCGCCGAAATGACACTCGGCCCGCAGAAGCTTTGGGTTGCAGGTTATTGCATCGATGTCTTCGGATACCTGCCAACAGCTCGCGTGTTAAATGAAGGCGGTTACGAGACGCGGGGCTTGTACACCGGCGTAGGCCTTTTCGATCCAACGGTGGAGCATGTGGTGCAAACGGCCGTCCGCGAGATGGGGGTTGCCGCGGGGCGCATCGAAAACACGGAGGCCACGAAATGA
- a CDS encoding exo-alpha-sialidase — MKPTLTLLSVLLLAPLAVLHAADPVPLWDGRVPLLKTDELPVLKDVRFSVIKPYEFDKDGYRFLHGVGLCFHKRHLYASFGHNQGGENTDTEQARFCVSDDEGKTWSDVRTIDSGDGPVGVSHGAFLSHKGTLWAFQGAYTGTMSGVHTRAYVFDEASDQWKSKGTVIEDGFWPMQQPQQMDDGNWIMAGLNVGEGNPAIVAISHADDFLKWDVVPIPQAKDIKKMWGESTVIVSGKQVTNISRYGDKAEALVATSEDYGRTWSEMRPGNLPMTTSKPIAGTLSSGQRYLVCTTTADSGKRRSPLTIAVSRPGETLFSKVFVIRHAEFPDGPGESHKGAALSYPYAIEHDGKLYVGYSNSGDMSTRVGIGRELWNNNSAELAVIPIDQLRTDEGALSQTEPTNATEAAAMKAREEAELDQKYQAWVAKLTPAQQAWEKTLQAELGDFYLPIHKREKVAGRSNAWDFVEDDPGLPRVLLIGDSVSRAYTQTVRKELAGFANVHRAPANCGPTSTGLKRIDVWLGNGKWDVIHFNFGIHDRATPLADYATRLEQLVERMQQTGAKLVWASTTPIPDVADKYTAESIIERNAAAAEVVQRHAVAIDDLFTAITPRLAELQNPNDVHFTGPGNEFIGEQVASFLKSMIPIVSEPGK, encoded by the coding sequence ATGAAACCCACCCTCACACTGCTTAGCGTCCTGTTGCTTGCGCCACTGGCCGTGCTGCACGCTGCCGACCCCGTGCCGCTCTGGGACGGACGCGTGCCTTTGCTTAAGACGGACGAATTGCCGGTGCTTAAGGATGTCCGATTCTCCGTGATTAAGCCTTACGAATTCGATAAAGATGGCTACCGATTCCTGCACGGCGTGGGACTTTGTTTTCACAAGCGGCATCTGTACGCGTCGTTCGGCCATAACCAGGGCGGCGAGAACACCGACACTGAGCAAGCTCGGTTTTGCGTGAGCGACGATGAAGGCAAAACATGGAGTGACGTCCGCACGATCGACTCCGGAGACGGACCGGTCGGCGTGAGCCACGGCGCATTCCTGTCGCACAAAGGAACGCTCTGGGCTTTTCAGGGAGCCTACACCGGCACGATGAGCGGCGTTCATACGCGGGCTTATGTCTTTGATGAGGCCAGCGATCAATGGAAGTCCAAAGGCACCGTCATCGAAGACGGTTTCTGGCCTATGCAGCAGCCTCAGCAGATGGACGACGGCAACTGGATCATGGCCGGGCTCAACGTTGGTGAAGGCAACCCAGCCATCGTTGCCATCAGTCATGCCGATGATTTTTTAAAGTGGGACGTTGTTCCCATCCCGCAAGCGAAAGACATCAAGAAGATGTGGGGCGAATCCACTGTCATCGTGAGCGGCAAACAGGTCACGAACATTTCTCGCTACGGGGACAAAGCGGAAGCACTCGTCGCGACCAGCGAGGATTACGGTCGCACCTGGAGTGAGATGCGCCCCGGCAACCTGCCGATGACCACCAGCAAACCGATCGCTGGTACGTTGAGCAGCGGCCAGCGTTACCTCGTCTGCACCACCACAGCGGACAGCGGCAAGCGGCGTTCGCCGCTGACCATCGCTGTCAGCAGGCCGGGCGAGACCTTGTTCAGCAAAGTGTTCGTCATCCGCCATGCCGAATTCCCCGACGGCCCCGGCGAGTCACACAAAGGTGCCGCACTCTCTTATCCGTATGCAATCGAGCACGATGGCAAGCTCTATGTCGGCTACTCAAACAGCGGCGACATGTCCACTCGCGTCGGCATCGGACGCGAGCTTTGGAACAACAACAGCGCCGAACTCGCCGTCATCCCGATCGATCAATTGCGTACCGACGAAGGGGCGCTTTCGCAAACGGAGCCAACAAACGCCACAGAAGCTGCCGCGATGAAGGCTCGCGAAGAAGCGGAATTGGACCAGAAGTATCAAGCCTGGGTGGCAAAGCTGACGCCCGCCCAGCAAGCATGGGAGAAAACATTGCAGGCGGAGTTGGGCGATTTCTATCTGCCGATTCACAAGCGCGAGAAGGTTGCCGGGAGGTCCAACGCCTGGGACTTCGTCGAAGACGATCCAGGCTTGCCGCGAGTGCTGCTCATTGGCGATTCAGTTTCACGCGCCTACACGCAAACTGTCCGAAAGGAACTTGCGGGATTCGCCAACGTGCATCGAGCTCCAGCCAACTGCGGTCCAACATCGACCGGGCTGAAGAGGATTGACGTGTGGCTGGGCAACGGCAAGTGGGACGTCATCCACTTCAATTTTGGAATCCACGATCGTGCGACACCGTTGGCGGATTACGCAACTCGGCTTGAACAACTTGTCGAGCGAATGCAGCAGACGGGGGCGAAGCTGGTATGGGCCAGCACAACACCGATTCCTGATGTCGCCGACAAGTACACCGCCGAATCGATTATCGAGCGCAACGCAGCAGCCGCTGAAGTGGTGCAACGACACGCAGTCGCCATTGATGATCTCTTCACAGCAATTACGCCACGACTGGCCGAATTGCAAAACCCGAATGATGTACACTTTACTGGGCCGGGAAATGAATTTATTGGTGAGCAGGTAGCGTCGTTTCTCAAGTCAATGATTCCGATTGTGTCCGAACCAGGAAAGTGA
- a CDS encoding alpha/beta hydrolase, whose product MKTTNHATNRALYSNPKPRTQLTIVTFAALIGLTSASVIEVNAQEKTMPGATSIKLPRPRTQDIRDLIKKLPQAGRKEAIAAFYEQIGKPYLNKTRHQPTYRPPAMKDADTWEFVFKKVPGRDLKLFVDYPEDWRAGDQRPAIILWHGGGFTQGDAGQFYHQANYFTQRGAVCFRPEYRIRDVDHTLPVFAVEDGISAVRWIKKRAEEFGIDPEKVAVGGGSAGGCMAGAVGTVDADKLAALGFFGKEDDQTIDTKVAAMILYNPFLDFFEPTHPRQIEEECLFLGKDPEDYREALHAISAIENVTKDSPPNIILFGTKDAFYVSALRWIVKCRKLGTVCHDFVYKGEVHSWYNNSPHLEYTTHNVNEFLIDIGFLDRQPVVPMPHKEINDNRSEIQEEKYGGKKDWDEIPMYRKYVEDHSITLIPYKHYEQQAQEPAKPLSGRLARQDANSDGRLQANELPAELRDEILGELDKDKNNVIEGPEIEALIEKYFRSRK is encoded by the coding sequence ATGAAGACGACGAATCATGCGACGAATCGAGCCTTGTACTCAAACCCGAAGCCTAGAACCCAACTTACAATCGTGACCTTTGCCGCCCTGATTGGTTTGACGTCGGCTTCGGTCATAGAGGTCAATGCACAGGAGAAAACGATGCCAGGCGCCACGTCGATCAAGCTTCCGCGTCCGAGAACGCAGGACATTCGAGACTTGATTAAGAAGCTTCCACAAGCAGGTCGCAAGGAAGCCATCGCTGCGTTTTATGAGCAGATCGGGAAACCGTATCTGAACAAGACTCGTCATCAACCCACTTACCGGCCGCCCGCAATGAAGGACGCGGATACGTGGGAGTTTGTTTTCAAAAAGGTCCCGGGACGAGACCTGAAGCTGTTCGTTGATTATCCGGAAGATTGGCGGGCAGGCGACCAACGACCCGCCATCATCCTTTGGCATGGCGGTGGTTTTACGCAGGGCGATGCCGGCCAGTTTTATCATCAAGCGAACTACTTCACCCAGCGAGGTGCGGTTTGCTTCCGTCCTGAGTATCGTATCCGTGACGTGGACCACACGCTGCCGGTCTTTGCGGTCGAAGATGGCATCAGCGCGGTCCGCTGGATCAAGAAGCGAGCTGAGGAATTTGGTATCGATCCGGAAAAGGTCGCAGTCGGGGGCGGTTCAGCCGGAGGTTGCATGGCGGGAGCTGTGGGGACGGTGGATGCCGACAAACTTGCTGCACTTGGTTTTTTTGGTAAGGAAGATGATCAGACGATCGACACGAAAGTTGCGGCCATGATTCTCTACAATCCGTTCCTCGACTTTTTCGAGCCGACACACCCGCGACAAATCGAAGAAGAATGCCTCTTTCTCGGTAAGGATCCCGAAGACTATCGCGAAGCGCTGCACGCGATTTCCGCGATTGAAAACGTGACGAAGGATTCGCCGCCAAACATCATTCTGTTCGGGACCAAAGATGCCTTTTACGTTTCCGCACTGCGCTGGATCGTGAAGTGCCGCAAGCTTGGGACCGTGTGCCACGATTTCGTTTACAAAGGCGAAGTCCACAGTTGGTATAATAACTCGCCGCACCTGGAGTACACGACGCACAATGTGAACGAATTCCTGATCGACATCGGCTTTCTCGATCGACAGCCCGTGGTGCCGATGCCTCACAAGGAGATCAACGACAACCGCTCTGAAATTCAGGAAGAAAAGTACGGCGGTAAGAAAGATTGGGACGAGATTCCCATGTATCGAAAGTACGTCGAGGATCACAGCATCACCTTGATCCCGTACAAACACTACGAGCAGCAAGCGCAGGAACCAGCGAAACCGTTGTCCGGACGGCTTGCACGTCAGGACGCAAACTCGGACGGCAGGCTGCAGGCCAACGAACTCCCGGCCGAGCTTCGCGACGAGATTCTAGGGGAGCTCGACAAGGACAAGAACAACGTCATCGAAGGCCCGGAAATCGAAGCGCTGATCGAGAAATACTTTCGTTCGCGAAAGTAG
- a CDS encoding sulfatase family protein, protein MLRFIVFLVAVCVMITARAAERPNIVMIFADDMGYGDLGCFGHPTIATPNLDHMAAEGMKLTQFHSGSSVCTPSRAALLTGRLPIRSGLTHVFIPQSTGGIPDEEITIAELLKGTGYTSACIGKWHLGRADQYLPLNHGFDHYFGIPYSNDMSPETQPDNPLFAEQPPSPLIRNFTVTNPDREPDQRYLTKWYTEEAVKFMRESTEETKKPFFLYLAHTMPHVPLFASEQFAGKSRRGLYGDTVEELDWSCGEVLRAAKELGIEDNTLVFFTSDNGPWLGKQLDGGSSGPFHEGKVSTWQGGYQVPAIARWPGQVPAGVTNPSFATTTSLLAHASRVDDRPIPDSLWADACRTSAVASRRTRCCRSHDA, encoded by the coding sequence ATGCTCCGATTCATCGTTTTTCTGGTTGCCGTTTGCGTGATGATTACGGCTCGCGCTGCTGAACGCCCCAATATCGTCATGATCTTCGCTGACGATATGGGCTATGGCGATCTGGGTTGCTTTGGGCATCCGACGATTGCCACCCCGAACCTCGACCACATGGCCGCCGAAGGGATGAAGCTAACGCAGTTTCATTCCGGTTCAAGCGTTTGTACGCCAAGCCGGGCGGCCCTACTGACCGGACGGCTTCCCATCCGCAGCGGTTTGACCCACGTCTTCATTCCACAATCCACAGGCGGAATTCCGGATGAGGAAATAACGATCGCGGAACTGCTCAAAGGCACGGGTTATACATCAGCTTGCATCGGAAAATGGCATTTGGGACGGGCCGACCAGTATTTGCCTCTCAATCACGGCTTCGACCATTACTTCGGTATCCCTTATTCCAACGACATGAGTCCCGAGACCCAGCCGGACAACCCGCTGTTTGCCGAGCAGCCTCCATCGCCGCTGATCCGCAACTTCACGGTCACCAACCCTGATCGCGAGCCAGACCAGCGCTACCTGACGAAGTGGTACACCGAAGAGGCAGTCAAGTTCATGCGTGAGAGCACGGAAGAAACGAAGAAGCCGTTCTTTCTGTATCTCGCGCACACCATGCCGCACGTGCCACTTTTCGCCAGCGAGCAGTTCGCTGGAAAGAGCCGCCGCGGTCTGTACGGCGACACGGTCGAAGAACTTGACTGGTCGTGTGGTGAAGTGTTGCGGGCTGCCAAGGAACTAGGCATCGAGGACAACACGCTCGTGTTCTTCACCTCCGACAACGGGCCATGGCTAGGCAAGCAGCTCGATGGTGGCTCGTCGGGACCGTTCCACGAAGGCAAGGTCAGCACGTGGCAAGGCGGATACCAAGTCCCCGCCATCGCGCGCTGGCCGGGTCAAGTCCCCGCAGGAGTGACCAACCCGTCGTTCGCCACCACCACCAGTCTGCTCGCCCACGCGAGCAGGGTTGATGACAGGCCGATACCCGATTCGCTATGGGCTGATGCGTGCCGTACTTCCGCCGTGGCGTCGAGGCGGACTCGATGTTGCAGAAGTCACGATGCCTGA
- a CDS encoding sulfatase-like hydrolase/transferase, with the protein MTGRYPIRYGLMRAVLPPWRRGGLDVAEVTMPEVLAQAGYKHRGIFGKWHLGHSDVQYHPLRRGFTEFVGHYNGAIDYFTHQRDGMLDWHRDHEPNRDEGYSTDLIAEAAVQFINRHAGDDSPLLCYVPFNAPHSPLQAKDEDLARYRHLTDVEPRLSQPPGRAAQVNGSYGARDGGKNQRQTLAAMISSMDQGIGRILEALKANGIDDNTLVWFFSDNGGVAPGDNRPLRGAKASVLEGGVRVPSAVRWPDRIPAGGKIDTPLAYIDVLPTLMRVAGIEAHGGKPLDGMDVLDVLTGQREELRRELYNYIGQQGEADEQLALIDSPWKLIVSGMDIRNKSVPQPEREILLFQINMDPYEEHNVADMHPQIVDRMWDKLVAFRELQPAGAVPPYNSREDRFEPLPDWKMPDHIRSK; encoded by the coding sequence ATGACAGGCCGATACCCGATTCGCTATGGGCTGATGCGTGCCGTACTTCCGCCGTGGCGTCGAGGCGGACTCGATGTTGCAGAAGTCACGATGCCTGAGGTTCTCGCCCAGGCGGGATACAAGCACCGCGGGATCTTTGGCAAGTGGCATCTGGGACACTCCGACGTTCAATACCATCCACTCCGCCGCGGCTTCACCGAGTTCGTCGGCCACTACAACGGAGCGATCGACTATTTCACGCACCAGCGAGATGGGATGCTCGACTGGCACCGCGATCATGAGCCTAACCGCGACGAGGGCTATTCGACCGATCTGATCGCAGAGGCTGCCGTCCAGTTCATCAACCGTCATGCTGGTGATGACTCACCACTGCTGTGTTATGTACCCTTCAATGCGCCGCACAGTCCGTTGCAAGCGAAGGATGAGGACTTAGCGCGCTATCGCCATCTTACCGACGTGGAACCGAGGCTTTCTCAGCCACCAGGACGGGCAGCCCAAGTCAACGGATCGTACGGTGCTCGCGACGGTGGGAAAAACCAACGGCAGACGTTGGCGGCGATGATTTCGAGTATGGACCAGGGGATCGGCCGTATTCTGGAGGCGCTCAAGGCCAACGGCATCGACGACAATACGCTCGTGTGGTTCTTTTCAGACAATGGAGGTGTTGCTCCAGGTGATAACCGGCCTCTACGCGGCGCGAAAGCTTCAGTGCTCGAAGGCGGCGTTCGAGTGCCATCCGCAGTGCGCTGGCCCGATCGAATTCCGGCCGGGGGCAAGATCGACACGCCGCTGGCCTATATCGACGTACTGCCGACGCTGATGCGGGTTGCGGGAATTGAAGCTCACGGCGGCAAGCCGCTGGACGGGATGGACGTGTTGGATGTACTGACCGGCCAGCGCGAGGAACTGCGGCGGGAACTTTACAACTACATCGGTCAGCAAGGCGAGGCGGACGAGCAGCTCGCGCTGATCGACTCGCCCTGGAAATTGATTGTCAGCGGCATGGACATCCGAAACAAAAGCGTTCCTCAGCCAGAGCGAGAAATCCTGCTGTTTCAGATCAATATGGATCCGTACGAAGAACACAACGTCGCCGATATGCACCCTCAGATCGTGGACCGCATGTGGGACAAACTGGTTGCGTTCCGCGAGCTGCAACCGGCCGGCGCAGTGCCGCCGTACAACTCTCGAGAAGACCGATTCGAGCCCTTGCCCGACTGGAAGATGCCTGATCACATCCGATCGAAGTGA
- a CDS encoding XylR family transcriptional regulator, whose amino-acid sequence MTKRTSSNDITNVLLSLGWYYPEMHRGVARFARDHGWHVTADFDDPIPTHWQGDGVIALLGARHNHWRQLRRLKVPVVDLAESRPNIKLPRVTMDNVAIGRMAAEHFLESGYRHFAVCHRWELGVSRRRCDAFQSTVNSEGHGCEVMSWQRERGDQVDTRQKRHRWLMRRLSKLKKPLAVFAVRDVEAVEVIEACVAAGISVPDEVAVLGVDNNEMICDCLRVPLSSIDPNLEEVGYQGAALLSRLLSGERPPLNPIYIAPIGIVRRRSSDGLAVEHSAVAAALRFIHDHAHKPIRMVDVTAHVDISRSGLEKAFREHFVRAPMEELRRVRLQRAMSMLRETDLTVTEIAEQTGFQTAHSLCRIFKQHFGITPGSYRTTTSSGSTRKSKSDQISATL is encoded by the coding sequence ATGACGAAACGAACATCATCGAACGACATCACGAACGTGCTTCTGTCCCTCGGCTGGTATTACCCGGAGATGCATCGTGGCGTGGCCCGCTTTGCACGCGATCATGGCTGGCACGTGACCGCTGACTTTGACGATCCGATACCCACACACTGGCAAGGCGATGGGGTGATCGCGCTGTTGGGCGCACGGCACAATCACTGGCGGCAACTCCGCCGATTGAAGGTTCCCGTCGTCGATTTGGCCGAGAGTCGACCCAACATCAAGTTGCCCCGAGTCACGATGGATAACGTGGCGATCGGCAGGATGGCCGCCGAGCATTTTCTGGAATCGGGCTATCGCCACTTTGCTGTCTGCCATCGTTGGGAACTGGGTGTCAGCCGTCGTCGCTGTGATGCGTTTCAATCGACCGTCAACTCTGAAGGTCATGGCTGTGAAGTGATGTCGTGGCAACGTGAACGCGGTGATCAGGTTGACACGCGACAAAAGCGACACCGATGGCTGATGCGGCGATTGTCGAAGCTGAAAAAGCCGCTCGCGGTCTTTGCGGTTCGTGATGTGGAAGCGGTTGAAGTCATCGAAGCATGCGTGGCAGCGGGGATCAGCGTGCCCGACGAAGTCGCGGTTCTTGGCGTCGATAACAACGAAATGATCTGCGACTGTTTACGCGTGCCACTATCGAGCATTGATCCCAATCTGGAAGAAGTTGGCTATCAGGGCGCCGCCCTGTTGTCCCGTTTGTTGTCTGGTGAACGACCACCACTGAATCCCATATACATAGCTCCCATTGGGATTGTCCGTCGCCGTAGTTCTGATGGTCTAGCGGTTGAGCACTCCGCAGTCGCCGCTGCCCTTCGTTTTATTCACGACCATGCACACAAACCGATACGGATGGTCGATGTGACGGCGCATGTTGACATCTCGCGGAGCGGGTTGGAAAAAGCCTTTCGCGAGCACTTTGTCCGCGCCCCAATGGAAGAACTCCGACGCGTGCGTTTGCAACGAGCCATGTCGATGCTGCGAGAAACCGATTTAACGGTCACGGAGATCGCTGAGCAAACCGGATTTCAAACCGCCCATAGCCTGTGCCGCATTTTCAAACAGCACTTTGGAATCACACCTGGAAGCTACCGCACAACGACCTCCAGCGGTTCTACACGAAAATCGAAATCGGACCAGATTTCGGCCACGCTCTGA
- a CDS encoding sugar phosphate isomerase/epimerase family protein: MTRRRFLKAISFSALASSLLACPASQSWLWGQSQSNHRRFRLCLDHRLLGIQASVKELMRLANEHGFESIVPNPRELSQYSRDDLQSLLEEMRLSNLQWGASGLTVNMRTDSEEEYGSGINELPKVAEVLSSAGASRIRTFITPRHDHLTYRMLFRRYVKRIREVATILDDAGLRLGLEYVAPRHLRTSGRYTFIFTLAETMELIEEARKSNVGVVLDSFHWHNARETAADILRLKGSDVIACDLEDAPAGIPIDELTDAPRALPGATGVIDLKTFLGALLQIGFDGPVQVEPMLEEYKTMPAETVLKQVAVSLSQTLLLIE; the protein is encoded by the coding sequence ATGACGCGACGTCGATTTCTCAAAGCGATTTCATTCTCCGCCTTGGCCTCTTCCCTCCTTGCTTGTCCCGCCAGCCAATCCTGGCTCTGGGGCCAAAGCCAATCCAACCACCGTCGTTTCCGCCTTTGTTTGGATCACCGACTCCTCGGGATCCAAGCAAGCGTGAAGGAACTAATGCGACTGGCGAACGAACATGGCTTTGAATCCATTGTTCCAAACCCACGAGAGCTCTCGCAATATTCAAGAGACGATCTACAGAGCCTGCTCGAAGAAATGCGGTTAAGTAATCTCCAGTGGGGAGCCTCTGGGTTAACCGTCAACATGCGAACCGACTCTGAGGAGGAATACGGAAGCGGCATCAACGAGCTCCCCAAAGTCGCAGAAGTGCTGAGCAGTGCGGGAGCCAGTCGAATCCGAACTTTTATCACGCCACGCCACGATCACTTGACCTACCGCATGCTCTTCCGTCGCTATGTTAAAAGAATTCGGGAGGTAGCAACAATTCTTGATGACGCCGGCTTGCGGCTTGGACTTGAGTATGTGGCCCCCCGGCACCTGAGGACGTCGGGCCGTTATACGTTCATCTTCACGCTGGCTGAAACGATGGAATTGATTGAGGAAGCTCGGAAATCCAATGTGGGAGTTGTCCTCGATTCGTTTCATTGGCATAACGCGCGAGAAACGGCGGCAGATATCCTTCGGTTAAAAGGATCGGATGTGATTGCCTGTGACCTGGAGGATGCTCCTGCCGGAATACCGATTGACGAACTGACCGATGCGCCACGAGCCCTCCCAGGGGCTACGGGTGTCATTGATCTGAAGACTTTCCTCGGCGCGTTATTGCAAATCGGCTTTGACGGCCCCGTCCAGGTCGAGCCTATGTTGGAGGAGTACAAAACAATGCCTGCCGAAACCGTGTTGAAGCAAGTAGCAGTCTCTCTGAGTCAAACACTTTTGCTCATCGAGTAA